A single genomic interval of Longimicrobium sp. harbors:
- a CDS encoding glycosyltransferase family 2 protein — translation MIYICIPVLNEAQTVGVLLWRTRQVMADFGRDYHIVVVDDGSTDASAEVLQPYTRVLPLTVVSHERNRGYAAALETLVREVASLSTHPKRDVAVFLQADFTEPPEEIPALVKRLEGGADIVGSTVAAVDVELTRGMRWSRRGLPWLLKRSALPREIRDPFSGFRGYRVQVLRRALSDADGKPLLERSGWAANAELLVRVAPHARRAEEAEVRLRYAHRERETRFRPWDALRETWALFRATPGISTLPRRSAEAPAAAEPAAAEAPARAAPRREVPAAPRPEREGRPEREGRPERDGQSARDERPARPRRERRPAEDSDAEAAPPKRPRPERTRQPREERAAVPSGEAETLTLAEPVEPGADVSAEGAEPVVKKRKPRRRKPRRTEGGDADASVSGEEAFGEEAADGAADGEQAASEGGARKRPRRPRRRRKPVGQNENAADGGADAPASESEG, via the coding sequence TTGATCTACATCTGCATCCCCGTTCTGAACGAGGCGCAAACCGTGGGGGTCCTGCTGTGGCGGACCCGCCAGGTAATGGCCGACTTCGGGCGCGACTACCACATCGTCGTCGTCGACGACGGCTCCACCGACGCCTCGGCCGAGGTGCTGCAGCCGTACACGCGCGTGCTGCCGCTGACCGTCGTGAGCCACGAGCGCAACCGCGGGTACGCGGCGGCCCTGGAAACGCTGGTCCGCGAGGTGGCGTCGCTCAGCACGCACCCCAAGCGCGACGTCGCCGTGTTCCTGCAGGCCGACTTCACCGAGCCGCCGGAAGAGATCCCGGCGCTCGTCAAGCGCCTGGAGGGCGGGGCCGACATCGTGGGTTCCACCGTCGCCGCCGTGGACGTGGAGCTGACGCGGGGCATGCGCTGGTCGCGGCGCGGACTGCCCTGGCTGCTGAAGCGCTCCGCCCTGCCGCGCGAAATCCGCGATCCGTTCTCGGGCTTTCGCGGGTACCGCGTGCAGGTGCTGCGGCGCGCCCTGTCCGACGCGGACGGCAAGCCGCTGCTGGAGCGGTCCGGGTGGGCGGCCAACGCCGAGCTGCTGGTGCGCGTGGCGCCGCACGCCCGCCGCGCCGAAGAAGCCGAGGTGAGGCTGCGCTACGCGCACCGCGAGCGCGAAACGCGCTTCCGGCCGTGGGACGCGCTCCGCGAAACGTGGGCGCTGTTCCGCGCCACCCCGGGCATCTCGACGCTGCCCCGCCGGAGCGCGGAGGCGCCCGCCGCCGCCGAGCCCGCGGCCGCCGAAGCGCCTGCCCGCGCCGCGCCGCGCCGCGAAGTCCCGGCAGCACCCCGGCCCGAGCGTGAAGGCCGGCCCGAGCGTGAAGGCCGGCCCGAGCGTGACGGTCAGTCCGCGCGCGACGAGCGGCCCGCCCGTCCCCGCCGCGAGCGCCGCCCGGCGGAGGATTCTGACGCCGAAGCGGCTCCGCCGAAGCGTCCCCGACCGGAGCGGACGCGCCAGCCGAGGGAAGAACGCGCCGCCGTCCCGAGCGGCGAGGCTGAGACGTTGACTCTCGCGGAGCCGGTGGAGCCTGGCGCCGACGTCTCCGCCGAGGGGGCGGAGCCGGTGGTGAAGAAGCGGAAGCCGCGGCGCCGCAAGCCCAGGCGGACGGAGGGCGGCGACGCGGACGCGAGTGTGTCGGGAGAAGAAGCGTTCGGCGAGGAAGCGGCGGATGGCGCGGCGGACGGCGAGCAGGCGGCCTCGGAAGGGGGCGCCCGCAAGCGGCCCCGGCGCCCGCGGCGCAGGCGAAAGCCGGTGGGACAAAACGAGAATGCAGCGGATGGCGGGGCGGATGCCCCGGCCTCCGAAAGCGAGGGATAG
- a CDS encoding NAD(P)-binding protein, with product MSTNESGTRAGLPVVVIGAGPVGLVAAAHLVARGERPLVLEAGEAVGANIRQWSHVRLFSPWKYLTEPVSRGMLEAAGWRMPDPEALPTGGELIEHLVQPLAALPEIAPHVRLGHRVVSVSRAGFDKTKTAGRDEAPFEVLVQRADGRRERILARAVIDASGTYTTANPLGASGVQAEGETEATERIYYGIPDVLGRHCARYAARRTLVMGSGHSAFNALLELAALKEQSPATEIVWAIRRRDPGLMFGGGAKDALAARGSLGTRMQNLVESGAVSLVTGFRAERLVPVPAGLLLESAEGTIGPVDEVVVATGFRPDLDMLRELRLGLDEALEAPVRLAPLIDPNVHSCGTVYPHGYEELRHPERDFFVVGMKSYGRAPTFLLLTGYEQVRSIVCALTGDMEGARDVQLVLPETGVCSTDVGGAACCAAEGDERAPIGGSCGVATGCATPARPAGPGLPVAACCG from the coding sequence ATGAGCACGAATGAGAGCGGGACCCGGGCGGGGTTGCCGGTGGTGGTAATCGGCGCGGGGCCTGTGGGCCTGGTGGCCGCGGCGCACCTGGTGGCGCGCGGCGAGCGGCCGCTGGTGCTGGAAGCGGGCGAGGCGGTGGGCGCCAACATCCGCCAGTGGTCGCACGTTCGCCTGTTCTCCCCGTGGAAGTACCTGACGGAGCCCGTGTCGCGCGGCATGCTCGAGGCCGCGGGATGGCGGATGCCGGACCCGGAGGCGCTCCCCACCGGCGGCGAGCTGATCGAGCACCTGGTCCAGCCGCTGGCCGCCCTTCCGGAAATCGCCCCGCACGTTCGCCTGGGCCATCGCGTGGTATCCGTCTCGCGCGCCGGGTTCGACAAGACGAAGACGGCGGGGCGCGACGAGGCCCCGTTCGAGGTCCTCGTGCAGCGCGCGGACGGGCGGCGCGAACGCATCCTGGCACGCGCCGTCATCGACGCCTCCGGCACGTACACCACGGCCAACCCCCTGGGCGCCAGCGGCGTCCAAGCGGAGGGCGAGACGGAGGCGACGGAGCGGATCTACTACGGCATCCCGGACGTACTCGGCCGCCACTGCGCGCGCTACGCCGCCAGACGAACGCTGGTGATGGGCAGCGGGCACTCGGCCTTCAACGCGCTGCTGGAGCTGGCCGCCCTCAAGGAGCAGTCGCCCGCGACGGAAATCGTGTGGGCCATTCGCCGGCGCGACCCCGGGCTGATGTTCGGCGGCGGCGCAAAGGACGCGCTGGCGGCCCGCGGCAGCCTCGGCACCCGGATGCAGAACCTGGTCGAGAGCGGCGCCGTTAGCCTGGTCACCGGGTTCCGCGCGGAGCGGCTGGTGCCGGTCCCTGCCGGGCTGCTGTTGGAGAGCGCGGAGGGCACCATCGGCCCCGTGGACGAGGTGGTGGTCGCCACGGGGTTCCGGCCGGACCTGGACATGCTTCGCGAGCTGCGGCTGGGGCTGGACGAGGCGCTCGAAGCCCCGGTGCGGCTGGCGCCCCTGATCGATCCCAACGTGCACAGCTGCGGCACCGTCTACCCGCACGGCTACGAAGAGCTCCGCCACCCCGAGCGCGACTTCTTCGTGGTGGGGATGAAGAGCTACGGCCGCGCGCCCACCTTCCTGCTGCTGACGGGCTACGAGCAGGTGCGCTCTATCGTCTGCGCGCTGACGGGAGACATGGAAGGTGCACGCGACGTGCAGCTGGTGCTCCCCGAAACCGGCGTCTGCTCCACCGACGTGGGCGGCGCCGCCTGCTGCGCGGCGGAGGGCGACGAGCGCGCGCCGATCGGCGGGTCGTGCGGCGTTGCCACCGGATGCGCGACGCCCGCCAGGCCGGCGGGCCCGGGGCTGCCGGTGGCGGCGTGCTGTGGATGA
- a CDS encoding alpha/beta hydrolase, giving the protein MTDGARLGRAAAQWARTHRAHAGGWAMRYRTAGEGPPLVLVHGLGCSADYWMKNGPWLAAAGYRVLAMDLPGFGRTDGPPFLSIIQQAFAVSAFVEALQLGPAAFVGHSLSCQTVLELADTEPERVAGLVLAAPTGDRRRKRLLYEAIGFALDVPREPPSLVPVIAEAYLRAGPVRWMRTWLGGKRHDTFGAAARVRAPALVLVGEDDPVSSPKFGAALARAIPGGRMRVIPNAAHAIIFDEPHGFNDAVLDFVRGIGLAPAPSSTAG; this is encoded by the coding sequence GTGACGGACGGGGCACGCCTGGGCCGCGCGGCGGCTCAGTGGGCGCGGACGCACCGGGCCCACGCGGGGGGCTGGGCCATGCGCTATCGCACGGCGGGCGAGGGGCCGCCCCTCGTGCTGGTGCACGGGCTGGGGTGCTCGGCGGACTACTGGATGAAGAACGGGCCCTGGCTGGCGGCCGCGGGATACCGCGTGCTGGCGATGGACCTGCCCGGCTTCGGGCGCACGGACGGGCCGCCGTTCCTGAGCATCATCCAGCAGGCGTTCGCCGTCTCGGCCTTCGTCGAAGCGCTCCAGCTGGGCCCGGCCGCGTTCGTGGGGCACTCGCTCTCGTGCCAGACGGTGCTGGAGCTGGCGGATACGGAGCCCGAGCGCGTCGCGGGCCTCGTCCTGGCCGCCCCTACGGGCGACCGGCGGCGCAAGCGGCTGCTGTACGAGGCCATCGGGTTCGCGCTGGACGTTCCGCGCGAGCCGCCGTCCCTCGTCCCCGTGATCGCCGAGGCGTACCTGCGGGCCGGGCCGGTGCGGTGGATGCGCACCTGGCTGGGCGGAAAGCGCCACGACACCTTCGGCGCCGCCGCCCGGGTGCGCGCCCCGGCCCTGGTGCTGGTGGGCGAGGACGATCCCGTGTCGTCGCCCAAGTTCGGTGCGGCCCTGGCCCGCGCCATTCCCGGCGGGCGGATGCGGGTGATCCCCAACGCGGCCCACGCCATCATCTTCGACGAGCCGCACGGGTTCAACGACGCCGTGCTCGACTTCGTGCGCGGGATCGGCCTCGCGCCGGCGCCTTCCTCAACGGCCGGGTAA
- a CDS encoding MarR family transcriptional regulator encodes MQDTTEWSRTMVDAMVARGRALPLAGEDPQLESDAVDLHRALTELVRVYQFRDRDRICCYDISVTQCYALEAVVLDGPLTLNELASRLYLDKSTASRVVDALEKKGYVQRQASPEDRRALHLVTTEDGRGLHARIESDILAQERSLLSEFAPEVRQSMSRLILQLARAAGTRIDNSGGSCCTIG; translated from the coding sequence TTGCAAGACACAACCGAGTGGAGCAGGACGATGGTGGATGCGATGGTGGCACGGGGACGCGCGCTCCCCCTGGCGGGCGAGGACCCTCAACTGGAGAGCGACGCGGTAGACCTTCACCGCGCGCTTACCGAGCTGGTGCGCGTTTACCAGTTCCGCGACCGCGACCGCATCTGCTGCTACGACATCTCGGTGACGCAGTGCTACGCGCTGGAGGCGGTGGTACTCGATGGTCCGCTGACGCTGAACGAGCTCGCGTCGCGGCTGTACCTGGACAAGAGCACGGCCAGCCGCGTGGTGGATGCCCTGGAAAAGAAGGGCTACGTCCAGCGGCAGGCGAGCCCTGAAGACCGGCGCGCGCTGCACCTGGTGACCACGGAGGACGGCCGCGGGCTGCACGCCCGCATCGAGTCCGACATCCTTGCCCAGGAGCGCTCGCTGCTCTCCGAGTTCGCCCCCGAGGTGCGGCAATCGATGTCGCGGCTGATCCTGCAGCTGGCGCGCGCCGCGGGCACCCGCATCGACAACTCCGGCGGCAGCTGCTGCACCATCGGCTGA
- a CDS encoding alpha/beta fold hydrolase, with amino-acid sequence MPFRTLVPPRSLPGRHVRWRDLDLRTHQADFGAYRIHWAETGAGDDALVLLHGLSGSSRWWARNIPALAARYRLYIPDVVGFGRSRVPAYTLPDVPAVASVLAEWMRGAAGEPVHLVGHSMGGQIAIHVAARFGKSVRRLALVDAAGLPRPLTARHVMRFAYEVAPPRRWGDPTFLPVMLGDALSAGPWTVLRALRHILQDDVRPLLGEIAHPTLIVWGEHDTIIPPDHGVQMRQAIRDSRLLVLRDAYHVPMVDQPHDFNQALLAFLAGEEVGE; translated from the coding sequence GTGCCCTTTCGCACCCTCGTTCCGCCGCGTTCCCTTCCCGGCCGCCACGTCCGCTGGCGCGACCTGGACCTGCGCACGCACCAGGCGGACTTCGGCGCTTATCGCATCCACTGGGCCGAAACGGGAGCAGGCGACGACGCGCTGGTGCTGCTGCACGGGCTGAGCGGCTCGTCGCGCTGGTGGGCGCGCAACATTCCCGCCTTGGCCGCCCGCTATCGCCTGTACATTCCCGACGTCGTGGGCTTCGGGCGCAGCCGGGTGCCGGCGTACACGCTCCCCGACGTGCCCGCCGTGGCGTCCGTCCTCGCGGAGTGGATGCGGGGCGCCGCGGGCGAGCCCGTGCACCTCGTCGGCCATTCGATGGGCGGGCAGATCGCCATTCACGTGGCCGCGCGCTTCGGCAAGAGCGTGCGGCGCCTGGCGCTGGTGGACGCCGCCGGGCTTCCCCGCCCGCTCACAGCCCGCCACGTGATGCGGTTTGCGTACGAGGTGGCGCCGCCGCGGCGCTGGGGCGATCCCACCTTTCTTCCCGTGATGCTGGGCGACGCCCTTTCGGCCGGGCCGTGGACGGTGCTGCGCGCCCTGCGCCACATCCTCCAGGACGACGTGCGGCCCCTGCTGGGCGAGATCGCGCACCCCACGCTGATCGTGTGGGGCGAGCACGACACCATCATCCCGCCGGACCACGGGGTGCAGATGCGCCAGGCGATTCGCGATTCCCGGCTCCTGGTGCTCCGCGACGCCTATCACGTGCCCATGGTCGACCAGCCCCACGACTTCAACCAGGCGCTGCTGGCGTTCCTGGCGGGCGAGGAGGTGGGGGAGTGA
- a CDS encoding lytic transglycosylase domain-containing protein: protein MHTSRKRPTPPWQRTSQDPVHPVGRARRRFPAAEAAPQLPARYRRSFDGAGDPRINGTSTDQRVSGGVLLPRRRGGSAYERVRGSRAVKYGVMGLGVVGTATPLAIARANEMRTDPSHERQLSVIPQIAAPKVLNDGAVGQAWREARLEVADKQVGARDQVIEQKLEAFKSYNVSRELAEDIYDIALEENIDPDIAFGLVRTESSFKNAATSHVGAIGLTQLMPATARWLQKDVTIRDLRDSRTNLRIGFKYLNDLIKKYDGDTKLALLAYNRGPGTVDRVLKRGGDPDNGYPDMVLKGQGSH, encoded by the coding sequence ATGCACACTTCGAGAAAGCGCCCCACGCCCCCCTGGCAGCGTACCAGCCAGGACCCGGTGCACCCGGTGGGCCGCGCCCGGAGGCGCTTTCCCGCCGCGGAGGCCGCGCCCCAGCTTCCCGCGCGCTATCGCCGGTCGTTCGACGGTGCGGGTGACCCGCGCATCAACGGCACGAGCACGGACCAGCGCGTAAGCGGCGGCGTGCTCCTTCCGCGCCGCCGCGGAGGCAGCGCCTACGAGCGCGTGCGCGGCAGCAGGGCGGTGAAGTACGGCGTGATGGGGCTGGGCGTGGTGGGCACGGCGACGCCGCTGGCCATTGCCCGCGCCAACGAAATGCGCACCGACCCGTCGCACGAGCGGCAGCTTTCGGTGATCCCGCAGATCGCCGCCCCCAAGGTGCTGAACGACGGCGCGGTGGGTCAGGCGTGGCGCGAGGCGCGGCTCGAGGTGGCCGACAAGCAGGTAGGCGCGCGCGACCAGGTGATCGAGCAGAAGCTGGAAGCGTTCAAGTCGTACAACGTCAGCCGCGAGCTTGCGGAAGACATCTACGACATCGCGCTGGAGGAGAACATCGACCCGGACATCGCGTTCGGGCTGGTGCGCACCGAGAGCTCGTTCAAGAACGCCGCAACCAGCCACGTGGGCGCCATCGGCCTCACGCAACTGATGCCCGCGACGGCGCGCTGGCTGCAGAAGGACGTCACCATCCGCGACCTTCGCGACTCGCGCACCAACCTGCGGATCGGGTTCAAGTACCTGAACGACCTGATCAAGAAGTACGACGGCGACACCAAGCTGGCGCTGCTGGCGTACAACCGCGGCCCCGGCACGGTAGACCGCGTGCTGAAGCGCGGCGGCGACCCCGACAACGGGTACCCGGACATGGTGCTCAAGGGCCAGGGCAGCCACTGA
- a CDS encoding hemolysin family protein, which produces MDPDPSSLPLLYIFGLIAANAFLVAAEFALIAVRRIRIERSIRQGDANAARVLPALDRLEELVFAAQVARSLASVALGYQAVVFARSYALPRMEGGPVRVAGFVLGPADAVAVFFALLVVSLLHATLGQQVPKLIAVHRAEWITAHLAVAPLRLLAWVLMPVTWPLNFLVRGVVRLFGVTATGLHPLVQTPEELRLSLTHAAEAQGSGMEQEEREMIRGVFEISETVVREVMTPRRAMVAVPADVSLERLLEVATVEGHSRLPVFEGTIDTVVGVVLTKDLLRVLHERRGDLAGPFDVKHLLRPVHFVPDTKPVDELLSELRGRAVHLAIVLDEFGGTYGLVTLEDLLEEIVGEINDEFDEVEPEFEPTPEGDMLIGAGVLISEVNERFGLRIPEEEFDTVGGFVFGTLGRVPEMGDAVAVWGPDGEMELRVEETEERRVTCLRLARAAAAVAEEGPA; this is translated from the coding sequence ATGGATCCCGACCCTAGCAGTCTCCCCCTTCTCTACATCTTCGGGCTGATCGCGGCCAACGCGTTTCTGGTCGCGGCCGAGTTCGCCCTGATCGCGGTTCGCCGCATCCGCATCGAGCGCTCCATCCGCCAGGGAGACGCCAACGCCGCGCGCGTGCTTCCCGCGCTGGACCGGCTGGAAGAGCTGGTGTTCGCCGCGCAGGTGGCCCGCAGCCTGGCCTCGGTGGCGCTGGGCTACCAGGCCGTGGTCTTCGCGCGCTCCTACGCGCTTCCCCGCATGGAGGGGGGCCCCGTGCGCGTGGCCGGCTTCGTCCTGGGCCCCGCCGACGCCGTCGCCGTCTTCTTCGCCCTCCTGGTCGTCAGCCTCCTTCACGCCACGCTCGGGCAGCAGGTGCCCAAGCTGATCGCCGTGCACCGCGCCGAGTGGATCACCGCCCACCTGGCCGTGGCCCCACTGCGCCTGCTGGCGTGGGTGCTGATGCCCGTCACCTGGCCGCTGAACTTCCTGGTGCGCGGCGTCGTCCGCCTCTTCGGCGTCACCGCCACGGGGCTGCATCCCCTGGTGCAGACACCCGAGGAGCTGCGCCTGTCGCTGACGCACGCCGCCGAAGCGCAGGGAAGCGGGATGGAGCAGGAGGAGCGCGAAATGATCCGCGGCGTCTTCGAGATCTCGGAGACGGTGGTCCGCGAGGTGATGACGCCGCGCAGGGCGATGGTGGCGGTGCCCGCCGACGTGTCGCTGGAGCGGCTGCTGGAGGTGGCCACGGTGGAGGGCCACTCGCGGCTCCCCGTCTTCGAGGGCACCATCGACACCGTGGTGGGCGTGGTGCTGACCAAGGACCTGCTGCGCGTGCTGCACGAGCGCCGCGGCGACCTGGCGGGCCCGTTCGACGTGAAGCACCTGCTGCGCCCCGTGCACTTCGTCCCCGATACCAAGCCGGTGGACGAGCTGCTGTCGGAGCTGCGCGGGCGCGCGGTGCACCTGGCCATCGTGCTCGACGAGTTCGGCGGCACCTACGGGCTGGTGACGCTGGAAGACCTGCTGGAGGAGATCGTCGGCGAGATCAACGACGAGTTCGACGAGGTGGAGCCGGAGTTCGAGCCCACCCCCGAGGGCGACATGCTGATCGGCGCCGGCGTGCTGATCTCCGAGGTCAACGAGCGCTTCGGGCTGCGGATTCCCGAGGAGGAGTTCGACACGGTCGGCGGCTTCGTCTTCGGGACGCTGGGCCGGGTGCCCGAGATGGGCGACGCGGTGGCGGTGTGGGGCCCGGACGGGGAGATGGAGCTGCGGGTGGAGGAAACGGAGGAGCGGCGGGTGACGTGCCTGCGGCTCGCTCGTGCGGCCGCCGCGGTCGCGGAGGAGGGACCAGCCTAG
- a CDS encoding arsinothricin resistance N-acetyltransferase ArsN1 family A — MTDPIIRPALPADAPAIARIYNQGLRGRQATFETRERTADDVLPWLSIADRFPVLVAESGGEVMGWVSASAYRARECYAGIAEFSVYVDERARGRRIGDALMTAFVPELERAGFWKVLSRIFPENTASLALCERHGFTRVGTYRRHARLDGCWRDVVIVERLLGAALED, encoded by the coding sequence ATGACGGACCCCATCATCCGCCCCGCCCTCCCGGCCGATGCGCCCGCCATCGCCCGGATCTACAACCAGGGGCTCCGCGGGCGGCAGGCCACCTTCGAAACGCGCGAGCGCACCGCAGACGACGTGCTGCCGTGGTTATCCATCGCGGACCGCTTCCCCGTGCTGGTAGCGGAATCCGGCGGAGAGGTCATGGGATGGGTGAGCGCATCGGCGTACCGGGCGCGCGAGTGCTACGCGGGGATCGCGGAGTTCTCGGTGTACGTCGACGAGCGCGCCCGCGGGCGGCGGATCGGCGACGCGCTGATGACGGCGTTCGTGCCGGAGCTGGAGCGCGCGGGGTTCTGGAAGGTGCTGTCGCGCATCTTTCCCGAAAACACCGCATCGCTGGCCCTGTGCGAGCGCCACGGCTTCACGCGCGTGGGCACGTACCGCCGCCACGCGCGCCTGGACGGCTGCTGGCGCGACGTGGTGATCGTGGAACGGCTGCTCGGAGCGGCGCTCGAGGACTGA
- a CDS encoding Imm32 family immunity protein, whose translation MRYRVGPDDPERGVYYTFPVEPRFTSELRIGAYLEDVDPDPLPPILKGGVLQIELAGTPRALEALGTYLIALARLETQDPNPHEHIEDVMHEGGGSVHLIIRRERGTP comes from the coding sequence TTGCGGTATCGCGTCGGGCCCGACGACCCGGAGAGGGGCGTGTACTACACGTTCCCGGTGGAGCCGCGGTTTACCTCCGAGCTACGCATCGGGGCGTACCTGGAGGACGTCGATCCGGATCCGCTGCCCCCGATCCTGAAGGGGGGAGTGCTGCAGATCGAACTGGCGGGGACGCCACGGGCGCTCGAGGCCTTGGGTACGTACTTGATCGCGCTGGCACGCCTGGAAACCCAAGATCCGAATCCGCACGAGCACATCGAAGACGTGATGCACGAAGGGGGCGGGTCCGTGCATCTCATCATTCGGCGGGAACGAGGAACGCCCTGA
- a CDS encoding DUF3108 domain-containing protein, translating into MKLSSMSIRPLAVALLAVVAGGAGVDAQNRTPFRAGELATYQVKLGGASVGQGSLAVLGLVNIRGQQTFHTRMTLNGRVTLARVNDIYESWIDTDGLFSHRFHQNVHEVRYRRNRTYDFFPESRTYRRENGSTGTIPTNQPLDDLSFLYYARTLPLDVGATYTLQRYFKADGNPVVIRVLRRETITVPAGRFRTIVVQPVIKTDGLFGEGGRAEVFLSDDQHRIPVLIRSRVPVVGSLTMLLRTFRPGT; encoded by the coding sequence ATGAAGTTGTCTTCGATGTCGATACGCCCGCTGGCTGTGGCCCTGCTGGCGGTCGTAGCGGGCGGGGCCGGGGTGGATGCGCAGAACCGCACCCCGTTCCGGGCCGGCGAGCTCGCCACGTACCAGGTGAAGCTGGGGGGCGCGTCCGTGGGCCAGGGCTCGCTCGCGGTGCTGGGATTGGTGAACATCCGTGGCCAGCAGACCTTCCACACGCGCATGACGCTGAACGGGCGCGTGACGCTGGCCCGCGTGAACGACATTTACGAAAGCTGGATCGACACGGACGGGCTGTTCTCGCACCGCTTTCACCAGAACGTCCACGAGGTTCGCTACCGGCGGAACCGCACCTACGACTTCTTCCCGGAATCGCGCACCTACCGGCGCGAGAACGGGAGCACGGGCACCATCCCCACGAACCAGCCGCTGGACGACCTGTCGTTCCTGTACTACGCGCGCACGCTGCCGCTGGACGTGGGCGCTACGTACACGCTGCAGAGGTACTTCAAGGCGGATGGGAACCCCGTGGTGATCCGCGTGCTGCGGCGCGAAACGATCACGGTGCCGGCCGGCCGCTTCCGCACCATCGTGGTGCAGCCGGTGATCAAGACCGACGGGCTGTTCGGCGAAGGCGGACGCGCCGAGGTGTTCCTCTCCGACGACCAGCACCGCATTCCCGTGCTCATCCGCAGCCGGGTGCCGGTGGTGGGCTCGCTGACCATGCTGCTGCGCACCTTCCGCCCCGGCACGTGA